In the Paenibacillus sp. FSL H7-0357 genome, one interval contains:
- a CDS encoding zinc-dependent alcohol dehydrogenase family protein produces MKAIQLTNGFGFEELTMTEIDKPTPGPKEVLIRMRAASLNYRDLVVLGGLMPIEVKFPFIPLSDGAGEIVAIGQGVTRFQVGQRVAGNFQQRFIGGNPRPGVLEESLGGPLNGVAAEYVVLHEDGVVPIPDHLTYEEASTLPIAALTAWSMLIEYGGLQAGDTVLLQGTGGVSIFGLQFSLMAGARVIITSSSNDKLERAKALGAWQTINYSEVPDWDKAALELTGGVDHVLDVGGAATMGKSINALRTGGTVSMVGFLSGLTIPEYDVSSILHKAATVRGSQVGNRDHFEKMNRAIAHHRLHPVIDRVFPLERIGEAIALLAEGKQYFGKIVVQI; encoded by the coding sequence ATGAAAGCTATACAACTGACAAACGGCTTCGGCTTTGAGGAATTAACCATGACGGAAATCGACAAACCAACGCCAGGCCCTAAGGAGGTGCTGATCCGCATGAGGGCAGCTTCTCTCAATTATCGGGATCTAGTGGTCCTCGGCGGATTAATGCCGATCGAAGTTAAATTCCCCTTCATTCCATTATCAGACGGAGCGGGAGAAATTGTAGCCATTGGACAAGGCGTAACTAGATTTCAGGTCGGACAACGAGTAGCAGGTAATTTTCAACAGCGCTTCATTGGCGGCAACCCAAGACCAGGGGTGTTAGAAGAAAGTCTGGGAGGTCCGTTGAACGGAGTAGCGGCCGAGTATGTCGTTCTGCATGAAGACGGAGTCGTCCCTATTCCCGATCACCTCACTTATGAGGAGGCCTCCACCCTGCCGATCGCGGCATTAACCGCATGGAGCATGCTAATCGAATACGGTGGTTTGCAAGCGGGTGATACTGTGCTGCTGCAAGGAACAGGCGGTGTCTCCATCTTCGGGCTTCAATTCTCGCTTATGGCCGGAGCACGAGTCATCATCACGTCGAGCAGCAACGACAAGCTGGAACGAGCAAAAGCTCTTGGCGCATGGCAAACGATCAACTATTCGGAGGTTCCTGATTGGGATAAGGCAGCGTTAGAGCTGACTGGCGGCGTCGACCATGTTCTGGATGTTGGAGGAGCGGCAACGATGGGGAAATCCATAAATGCACTTCGCACTGGAGGGACCGTGAGTATGGTCGGGTTCTTATCGGGCTTGACCATTCCGGAATACGATGTCTCCAGCATCTTGCACAAAGCCGCAACGGTTCGCGGCAGTCAAGTCGGCAACCGGGATCACTTTGAAAAGATGAATCGGGCGATTGCCCATCATCGTTTACATCCCGTCATCGACCGCGTATTCCCTCTAGAACGAATTGGAGAAGCTATCGCGCTCTTGGCTGAAGGAAAGCAATATTTTGGTAAAATCGTAGTCCAAATCTAA
- a CDS encoding SMP-30/gluconolactonase/LRE family protein has protein sequence MPNKPVNSVKSTESVNRPKRSLRARISRWVLSLLAVLVVGLLVFLLYPSPVKPAKWSAPTAPSFEEAGPWQQNNKLSSAQLVTDAPQFPEFITFDKEGQLYTGDSDGKIYRVPFDAEGNPQKAQLFADTQGTPNGLIFDAKGDLIVTDVQRGLLSINPSGSIEVLADQVDGKPIYLANELDIAKDGSIYFSDTSNYGRVTFKEMAENKPHGRLLKYDPMTKKTTVLLEGLYFANGVALSADEDFVLVAESYHYQLTRYWLKGPKEGTSDIFADNLAGFPDNITRDDQGHFWVGIFTTRLSFVDQMHSKPWLASTMAKVPQSLLNGASAPVKHGLAAEFSPQGELIGSWHDPEGKVYGVTTAASHNGYLYIGTAPGGSKGVHRVLLTK, from the coding sequence ATGCCCAATAAACCAGTTAACTCCGTTAAATCTACTGAAAGCGTGAATCGTCCTAAACGCTCACTGCGTGCTAGGATATCTAGATGGGTTCTATCACTGCTTGCGGTGCTCGTTGTAGGATTACTCGTTTTCTTACTTTATCCTTCACCGGTCAAACCGGCAAAATGGTCCGCACCGACGGCTCCCTCTTTTGAGGAAGCGGGTCCGTGGCAACAGAACAACAAACTCAGCTCGGCTCAGCTAGTTACTGATGCCCCTCAATTCCCGGAATTCATTACATTCGATAAAGAAGGCCAGCTATATACAGGAGATTCAGACGGGAAAATTTACAGGGTTCCTTTCGATGCAGAGGGCAATCCGCAAAAAGCACAACTGTTTGCAGACACCCAAGGAACGCCTAATGGACTTATATTCGATGCCAAAGGCGATTTGATCGTTACGGATGTCCAGAGGGGACTGCTGTCTATAAACCCATCCGGGAGCATAGAGGTATTGGCCGATCAAGTGGACGGCAAGCCGATCTATTTAGCTAATGAGCTTGATATTGCCAAGGACGGCTCCATTTATTTCTCCGATACTTCTAATTATGGTAGAGTGACCTTCAAGGAAATGGCCGAGAACAAGCCGCATGGACGTTTGCTGAAGTACGATCCAATGACCAAGAAGACGACCGTTCTGTTAGAAGGCCTCTATTTTGCAAACGGGGTTGCCTTGTCTGCGGATGAAGATTTTGTGCTTGTGGCAGAATCGTATCATTATCAGTTGACCAGATACTGGCTCAAAGGACCGAAGGAGGGTACATCTGATATTTTCGCAGACAATCTCGCAGGCTTTCCAGACAACATTACGCGTGATGACCAAGGTCATTTCTGGGTCGGTATCTTCACGACTCGCCTTTCTTTTGTAGATCAGATGCATAGCAAACCTTGGTTGGCCAGTACCATGGCCAAAGTGCCGCAGTCGCTGCTTAACGGCGCAAGCGCACCGGTGAAGCATGGGCTTGCTGCGGAGTTCAGTCCGCAGGGAGAACTTATCGGAAGCTGGCATGATCCGGAAGGCAAAGTGTATGGCGTAACTACGGCTGCAAGCCATAACGGATATTTATATATAGGAACGGCACCTGGAGGCAGCAAGGGCGTTCATCGCGTGCTTTTAACAAAATAA
- a CDS encoding SDR family oxidoreductase → MNLDDLELSWNEKESLTGKVALVTGASSGIGASIARKLVKRGAHVTVVARRQDRLDELVQELHKEGLYEVMAVPADIQKAEEVQHVVNETINRWGRLDIIVANAGFGYRSPLVEVDLERWEELYKTNVHGLMLTLHYGLPPMLGQGKGDVIIISSIAGKEVIAGGGPYSATKYGVNAIASALRLETIDQGIRVTTIQPGAVATEFSQVAGYSEDEIRAFASKVLPLHPDDVAEAALYALEQPEHVSIPELTIMPSRQAQRFK, encoded by the coding sequence ATGAATCTGGATGATTTGGAGCTATCTTGGAATGAGAAGGAGAGTCTGACCGGTAAAGTGGCCTTGGTGACAGGCGCCAGCAGCGGAATCGGGGCATCGATCGCCAGGAAACTGGTAAAACGCGGCGCCCATGTGACTGTAGTGGCACGTCGGCAGGATCGATTGGATGAGCTGGTTCAGGAATTGCATAAAGAGGGATTGTACGAGGTTATGGCGGTACCTGCTGATATTCAAAAGGCTGAAGAAGTACAGCATGTGGTCAATGAAACGATTAACCGCTGGGGCCGTCTCGATATTATAGTTGCCAATGCCGGATTCGGGTATCGAAGTCCATTGGTAGAAGTGGATCTGGAAAGATGGGAGGAGCTGTACAAGACGAATGTACACGGTCTAATGTTGACGCTGCACTACGGGCTTCCGCCAATGCTGGGTCAGGGTAAGGGAGATGTCATCATCATCTCCTCCATTGCCGGCAAGGAAGTGATTGCCGGAGGAGGTCCATACAGCGCTACCAAATATGGCGTTAACGCCATAGCGTCTGCATTACGTTTGGAGACAATCGATCAGGGGATTCGCGTTACGACGATTCAGCCCGGGGCGGTGGCAACGGAATTTTCTCAAGTGGCCGGATATTCCGAGGATGAAATACGCGCGTTTGCTTCGAAAGTTCTGCCGTTACATCCCGATGATGTTGCAGAGGCGGCGCTTTATGCATTGGAGCAGCCTGAGCACGTCAGCATTCCGGAACTAACCATTATGCCTTCAAGGCAAGCCCAGCGGTTCAAATAA
- a CDS encoding BglG family transcription antiterminator encodes MREYTIVNILLSRKVPVKMGELIAEVGLSERTVRDIIRSLDKTGEAHGFQIRMIRGQGYQLEIKEPELFQIYREKGLLQSDQVDLDNKQSRQQYLLFYLLQSDSYRSIDKMAEEIGVSRSTIISDLKEVEQRLGAFRLSLARRAHYGMKIEGDEKDFRKAFSYFILQSSQTLQQTEDFHAYGREFDRERLTAYLLQVLKDKELKISDVFLNNIVTHLFILLYRVSKHNYIVPGQAMLGKPEPLYHDIAERIAKWIESNYEIMLPLVEVDYLALHISGKTIMERMSDETKSQLRQGINEILQRLDGEFLTGFNKDHSLQEALLLHMFPLLNRLYYNLQLGNPLVEDVYSQYANVFVISFRFAEIIEEQYGFKMSRDEAGYVALHFAAHLERMQQRNLEQFKRIAVICSTGGGSAQLIRLKLEAVFPKASVITASITELKEISSRPVDLILTTVPIDTEMNEKLVIHIKQLLDDQEIQRIKEILSLQMGHTQPSHKLMDFKDLFRKELFHTDGPDDYKELLQQRCREITDFHYAAEDFPEQVLFRENKFTTIYKNGIAGPHPMRMSAIRDCINVTVLKKQLLHDGKPVQLIFLINLRPGQLFLHKEISKLLLVLMEKEDSRNRLLAVNSYEQFMMEIENLL; translated from the coding sequence ATGAGGGAATATACGATCGTCAATATTTTATTAAGCAGAAAGGTTCCGGTTAAGATGGGCGAATTAATTGCGGAGGTCGGGTTGTCCGAACGGACGGTCCGTGATATTATCCGTTCGCTCGACAAGACCGGGGAAGCGCACGGGTTTCAGATCCGAATGATTCGTGGTCAAGGCTATCAGCTTGAGATCAAGGAGCCGGAATTATTCCAGATTTACCGGGAGAAGGGACTGCTCCAGAGCGATCAGGTGGATCTGGACAATAAGCAGTCACGGCAGCAATACCTGCTGTTCTACCTCCTGCAGAGCGACAGCTATCGGTCAATCGATAAGATGGCAGAGGAGATAGGTGTCAGCCGCTCCACCATTATTTCTGATTTGAAGGAAGTGGAGCAGAGATTGGGCGCGTTTCGTTTAAGCCTGGCCCGCCGTGCCCATTACGGAATGAAAATTGAGGGAGACGAGAAGGATTTCCGCAAGGCGTTCTCCTATTTTATCCTGCAATCCAGCCAGACCCTCCAGCAAACCGAGGATTTCCATGCTTATGGGCGGGAATTTGATAGGGAGAGGCTCACGGCCTATCTACTGCAGGTGCTGAAGGATAAGGAACTGAAAATTTCGGATGTATTCCTGAATAATATTGTCACCCATCTGTTTATTCTCCTATACCGGGTCTCAAAGCATAATTATATCGTACCCGGACAAGCGATGCTGGGCAAGCCGGAGCCGCTGTATCACGATATAGCAGAGAGAATTGCCAAATGGATCGAGTCCAACTATGAGATAATGCTACCTCTGGTTGAAGTGGATTATCTGGCGCTGCATATTTCGGGCAAAACGATTATGGAGCGAATGTCAGACGAGACCAAATCGCAGCTGCGTCAAGGTATTAACGAGATTTTGCAGCGGCTGGATGGGGAGTTCCTCACCGGCTTCAATAAAGACCATTCCCTGCAGGAAGCGCTGCTTCTGCATATGTTCCCGCTACTGAACCGTCTTTACTATAATCTTCAGTTGGGAAATCCGCTCGTAGAGGATGTTTACAGCCAGTATGCCAATGTGTTCGTGATCTCTTTCCGGTTCGCTGAGATTATTGAAGAGCAATACGGGTTCAAGATGTCCCGGGACGAAGCAGGGTATGTCGCCCTTCATTTCGCTGCACATCTTGAACGGATGCAGCAGCGCAATCTGGAGCAGTTCAAACGTATTGCTGTTATTTGTTCGACGGGTGGAGGCAGCGCACAACTCATTCGCCTGAAGCTTGAGGCAGTATTTCCCAAGGCGTCCGTTATCACAGCTTCCATTACCGAGCTTAAGGAAATCAGCAGCAGACCGGTTGATCTGATTCTGACCACGGTGCCGATTGATACAGAAATGAATGAGAAACTGGTCATTCATATTAAACAGTTGCTGGATGACCAGGAGATTCAGAGGATCAAGGAGATTTTGTCGCTGCAGATGGGCCATACACAGCCGTCCCATAAGCTGATGGATTTCAAGGACTTATTCCGCAAGGAGCTGTTCCATACGGACGGGCCGGATGATTACAAAGAACTGCTGCAGCAGCGCTGCCGTGAGATTACAGACTTTCATTATGCCGCTGAGGATTTCCCTGAGCAGGTACTGTTTCGGGAGAATAAATTTACAACCATTTATAAAAACGGCATTGCCGGTCCACATCCAATGCGGATGAGCGCCATCCGCGACTGCATCAATGTAACTGTGCTGAAAAAACAGCTCTTGCATGACGGAAAGCCGGTACAGCTAATCTTTTTGATTAATTTGCGCCCGGGGCAGTTGTTCCTGCACAAAGAAATCAGCAAGCTGCTGCTGGTACTGATGGAGAAAGAAGATAGCAGGAACCGGCTGCTGGCCGTTAATAGCTATGAGCAATTTATGATGGAGATAGAGAACCTACTATAA
- a CDS encoding PTS lactose/cellobiose transporter subunit IIA, with protein MDYEQTIMQIIASSGEARSLSLKAVRTARAGNLDEAEEMIKNAKLSLTKAHKVQTGLIQAEGRGEKTEITLLMIHAQDHLMNALTVRELAVELIEEVKERKALEQQLKGLVN; from the coding sequence ATGGATTACGAACAAACAATTATGCAGATTATAGCGAGCAGCGGGGAAGCCCGGAGCCTCAGCCTCAAAGCGGTTCGCACAGCACGCGCAGGGAACCTTGACGAAGCAGAAGAAATGATCAAGAACGCGAAACTGAGTCTTACCAAAGCGCATAAAGTCCAAACGGGTCTGATCCAAGCGGAAGGCCGGGGCGAAAAAACAGAAATCACGCTGCTGATGATTCATGCACAGGACCACTTGATGAATGCTCTTACGGTTCGTGAGCTGGCCGTGGAACTGATTGAAGAAGTTAAGGAGCGCAAAGCGCTGGAACAACAATTGAAAGGTTTGGTGAACTGA
- a CDS encoding PTS sugar transporter subunit IIB has product MKKILLACAGGFSTSMLVERMKDAARAKGIEVIIDAVAESDIADQAPFDIIMLGPQMGHAEGDLAAEYPSIPVTTIEMMAYGMMDGDKVLETAIELMEKGA; this is encoded by the coding sequence ATGAAAAAGATTCTTCTCGCCTGTGCAGGAGGCTTCTCGACAAGTATGCTGGTGGAGCGCATGAAGGATGCAGCACGCGCCAAGGGAATAGAGGTTATCATTGATGCTGTGGCGGAGAGCGATATTGCTGATCAGGCACCGTTTGACATTATTATGCTTGGGCCGCAAATGGGCCATGCCGAAGGGGATTTGGCTGCCGAATATCCTAGTATCCCGGTAACGACAATTGAGATGATGGCTTATGGCATGATGGATGGGGATAAAGTACTGGAAACAGCAATTGAACTTATGGAGAAGGGGGCTTAG
- a CDS encoding PTS sugar transporter subunit IIC, whose translation MSSGAEWRVKIQKVSTKIQKNNYISAISNGLMALMPILILGAIFSLINALKLEPYQNFLESSGLKTYTAIPATITTDLIALYAVFSIAYNFAVQLKQQGFSAGILALMSFLLVTPKGLLDDGATKAFGYSWLGAKGLFVAIIVALIVGKLYTYLLEKKIYIKMPKGVPPTVEKSFAALTPGFIIVFVMLILTAIFGATKYGNMHEFVFSIIQLPLTSLGGTWWAMLICIFLIHLLWFFGVHGTLVVYSVVGPIWVALGLENLDAYQRGVEGTHIIGSPFFPVYVLIGGAGATLGLIIAMLFAKSTRYRTLGKLAIIPSIIGVNEPVIFGMPLVLNVRFMIPFILTPLVSSGLAILLTSIGILPVLHGIQVPLGIPVLVNGWMNGGWRVSAFQLVMIGVSFAIYYPFFKKADFEAYELEQQAESKTAAAVN comes from the coding sequence ATGTCAAGCGGGGCAGAATGGAGGGTCAAAATCCAGAAAGTCAGTACCAAGATTCAGAAAAATAATTATATCAGTGCTATTTCCAACGGGCTGATGGCTTTGATGCCGATATTGATCCTGGGTGCGATATTTTCCCTGATTAATGCTTTGAAGCTGGAGCCTTACCAGAACTTCCTGGAAAGTTCCGGCCTGAAGACGTACACTGCGATTCCGGCTACGATAACAACCGATTTAATCGCTCTGTATGCGGTGTTCTCCATCGCTTACAATTTTGCGGTACAGCTTAAACAACAGGGATTCTCGGCAGGAATTCTTGCGCTAATGAGCTTTCTGCTGGTTACTCCAAAGGGGCTCCTGGACGATGGCGCCACCAAAGCCTTCGGTTACTCCTGGCTGGGAGCCAAGGGGCTGTTCGTAGCCATTATCGTAGCCCTCATTGTCGGCAAACTGTATACTTACCTGCTGGAGAAAAAAATCTATATCAAGATGCCAAAGGGTGTTCCGCCTACTGTTGAGAAATCCTTTGCCGCATTGACTCCGGGTTTCATTATTGTTTTCGTGATGCTGATCCTGACAGCGATTTTCGGAGCGACGAAATATGGAAATATGCATGAATTTGTCTTTTCCATTATCCAATTGCCGCTAACGAGTCTCGGTGGTACGTGGTGGGCGATGCTGATCTGTATTTTCTTAATCCATTTGCTGTGGTTCTTCGGTGTTCACGGTACATTGGTGGTTTACTCCGTAGTAGGACCGATCTGGGTAGCGCTTGGACTTGAAAATCTGGATGCTTACCAAAGAGGTGTAGAAGGCACTCATATTATCGGTTCCCCGTTCTTCCCGGTCTATGTGCTGATTGGTGGTGCGGGTGCAACGCTTGGCCTGATTATTGCCATGCTGTTCGCCAAGTCTACCCGGTATAGAACGCTGGGCAAGCTTGCAATTATTCCAAGTATTATTGGAGTTAACGAGCCGGTCATCTTCGGGATGCCGCTGGTGCTTAACGTGCGTTTCATGATTCCGTTTATTCTAACACCACTGGTGAGCAGCGGATTGGCTATTCTTCTGACTTCGATCGGAATTCTGCCGGTTCTGCACGGTATTCAAGTGCCGCTTGGTATTCCGGTGCTGGTTAATGGCTGGATGAACGGAGGCTGGCGCGTATCCGCGTTCCAACTGGTAATGATCGGGGTAAGCTTTGCAATTTATTATCCATTCTTCAAAAAAGCCGATTTCGAAGCCTACGAGCTGGAGCAGCAGGCTGAGTCTAAGACGGCGGCCGCAGTAAACTAA
- a CDS encoding glycoside hydrolase family 1 protein, with protein MPNQFPENFLWGGAVAANQVEGAYCEDGKGLSTADVVKYVPPGQRKALEHALSISRAELAAAISDTQEGNYPKRRGIDFYHRYKEDIALFAEMGFKVFRMSISWPRIFPNGDEKEPNEAGLRFYDDVFDELNRYGIEPLVTLSHYEMPVELVTRYNGWESRELVELFVRYADTVFLRYKNKVKYWLTFNEINAVIRFPFLGGGVLTEGKENEKQAAFQALHHQFIASALSIKRAREINPELQVGCMLARKLIYPYSCHPGDVLKAQGENQMAQFCSDVQVRGYYPSYIKRHLADYKVSIEMEPGDEAVLKENLVDFLSFSYYMSSTVSTDESITERTEGNLSSGLVNPFLKTSDWGWQIDPTGLRVVLKEMHDRYQIPLFVVENGLGAADVIEADGTIKDDYRIEYLAQHIEQMAEAIADGVELLGYTSWGCIDLISASTSEMRKRYGYIYVDQDDEGNGSLERIRKKSFYWYKKVIASRGTDLTNH; from the coding sequence ATGCCTAACCAGTTTCCGGAGAATTTCCTGTGGGGCGGAGCGGTTGCAGCCAACCAGGTTGAAGGTGCGTATTGCGAGGACGGCAAAGGGCTGTCTACTGCAGATGTGGTCAAATATGTTCCGCCGGGACAGCGCAAAGCTCTTGAGCATGCTCTCAGCATCTCCAGAGCGGAGCTTGCTGCCGCCATCTCGGATACGCAGGAGGGGAATTACCCCAAACGCAGAGGGATCGATTTCTATCACCGTTACAAAGAAGACATTGCCTTATTCGCAGAAATGGGTTTTAAAGTGTTCCGGATGTCGATCTCCTGGCCCCGTATATTTCCAAACGGGGATGAGAAAGAGCCGAATGAAGCTGGATTACGCTTCTATGATGATGTTTTTGATGAGTTGAACAGATATGGCATTGAGCCACTGGTTACGCTCTCGCACTACGAGATGCCAGTGGAGCTTGTTACCCGTTACAACGGGTGGGAGTCACGCGAACTGGTCGAACTGTTCGTCCGTTATGCGGACACGGTCTTCCTGCGCTATAAAAACAAGGTGAAGTACTGGCTGACCTTTAACGAAATCAACGCAGTAATCCGCTTTCCGTTTCTGGGGGGAGGTGTGCTGACCGAAGGTAAAGAGAATGAGAAGCAGGCTGCGTTTCAGGCGCTGCATCACCAGTTCATTGCCAGTGCTCTGTCTATCAAGCGTGCAAGGGAGATTAATCCGGAGTTGCAGGTAGGCTGCATGCTGGCCCGCAAACTGATCTATCCGTATTCCTGCCATCCCGGGGATGTGCTGAAGGCACAGGGAGAGAACCAAATGGCCCAGTTCTGTTCCGACGTTCAGGTCAGGGGATATTATCCGTCATACATCAAACGGCATCTGGCTGATTATAAAGTAAGCATTGAGATGGAGCCGGGGGACGAAGCTGTTCTGAAGGAGAACCTGGTTGATTTCCTGTCTTTTAGCTACTACATGTCCTCAACGGTCAGTACGGACGAGAGTATCACAGAGCGGACAGAGGGTAATCTGTCGTCGGGTCTGGTGAATCCGTTCCTGAAGACCTCAGATTGGGGCTGGCAGATTGATCCGACCGGTCTGCGGGTTGTCCTTAAAGAGATGCATGACCGTTACCAGATCCCGCTTTTTGTTGTCGAGAACGGTCTCGGTGCTGCAGATGTTATTGAAGCGGACGGTACAATCAAGGACGATTACCGCATCGAATATCTGGCTCAGCATATCGAGCAGATGGCCGAGGCCATTGCCGACGGTGTAGAACTATTGGGCTACACGAGCTGGGGCTGCATTGATCTGATTTCAGCTTCCACGTCAGAGATGCGAAAACGCTACGGCTATATCTACGTCGATCAGGACGATGAAGGTAACGGCTCCCTGGAACGCATACGCAAAAAAAGCTTCTATTGGTACAAGAAAGTCATCGCCTCCAGAGGGACCGATCTAACAAATCATTAA
- a CDS encoding Gfo/Idh/MocA family protein, translating into MSIGIGLVSFWHVHAWDYVKQAQAHEDTFIAAVWDEDAIRGQEAAATLKVPYFESLDDMLAQEDVNAVIVDAPTNIHKDVIVAAAKAGKHIFTEKVIAPTVQEVDDIIAEVNRNQVKITVSLPRLNDGYTLSIMELISGGLLGEITYVRVRLSHNGAIAGWLPEHFYNKEQCSGGALIDLGCHPMYLTRLFLGQDVTGVSANFGYITGKDVEDNAVATLFTTSGAIGVVEAGFVNSHSPFTIEVHGTEGTLLFGTPEDKLLLKTNKPEGTPNSWTEIPIKDNHDSAFHQWVNHIQSDTFADNNVQTAIELTRLMEAANRSAKEGRVIPLADVNA; encoded by the coding sequence ATGAGCATTGGCATTGGTCTAGTCAGCTTTTGGCATGTACATGCTTGGGACTATGTTAAGCAAGCGCAGGCGCATGAGGATACGTTTATCGCTGCAGTATGGGACGAAGACGCGATAAGAGGACAAGAAGCGGCTGCAACGTTGAAGGTTCCTTACTTCGAGTCTCTCGATGATATGTTGGCTCAGGAAGATGTTAACGCTGTCATCGTGGATGCGCCGACAAACATTCATAAGGATGTAATAGTGGCCGCCGCCAAAGCAGGCAAACATATCTTTACCGAGAAGGTTATCGCTCCAACAGTGCAGGAAGTTGATGATATTATTGCCGAGGTAAATCGGAATCAAGTGAAAATTACCGTATCCTTGCCGCGATTGAACGACGGATACACTTTGTCTATTATGGAGTTGATTAGCGGGGGGCTACTGGGGGAGATAACGTATGTCAGAGTTCGCTTATCCCACAATGGGGCCATTGCCGGCTGGCTGCCTGAGCACTTTTATAATAAGGAACAATGCTCAGGGGGGGCTTTGATCGACTTGGGATGCCATCCTATGTATTTAACCCGCCTATTTTTAGGTCAGGATGTGACCGGTGTAAGTGCCAATTTTGGATATATCACAGGGAAAGACGTGGAGGACAATGCAGTAGCAACCCTGTTTACAACTTCGGGGGCGATCGGTGTGGTGGAGGCCGGATTTGTGAACAGCCATTCGCCGTTTACCATCGAGGTTCACGGAACAGAAGGAACTCTGCTCTTCGGAACGCCGGAGGATAAATTACTTCTTAAGACGAATAAACCTGAGGGTACCCCGAATAGCTGGACGGAGATTCCAATAAAAGATAATCACGACAGTGCTTTTCATCAATGGGTCAATCATATACAGAGTGATACTTTTGCTGATAATAATGTTCAGACTGCCATAGAACTGACCAGATTAATGGAAGCTGCAAATCGCTCGGCAAAAGAAGGACGGGTCATCCCGTTAGCAGATGTAAACGCATGA
- a CDS encoding AraC family transcriptional regulator, with translation MIYQTMSQKSDLLERLDITVQWGHYEIVVLRFHLTSFPAGKIIDFHNHAEFEFHFIPKGKGKVILAEQEYPLSQGMLYLTGPGVMHYQEADQEEAMDELCLHIDIRQKSRAEVDPWEVAEAEECIDKLRKLPLIPIHDRHHAMNCFLEAYEACEDKFTGYYTAIKQFVISILLKTARAYDPEGIRAEAPVRDMLTYRYEYAIQYIRANYSGAVTLDNVAEKLKISSRQLQRIFNKVNPDQSFSQILENIRLEGVCRKLSEGNQPIEQIAQSEGFTNANYLHNVFRKRLGITPATYRNGKHTIK, from the coding sequence ATGATCTACCAAACGATGTCTCAAAAGTCGGATTTGCTGGAGAGACTCGATATTACAGTTCAATGGGGACATTATGAGATTGTTGTACTGAGGTTCCATTTAACCTCATTCCCGGCCGGGAAAATCATAGATTTCCATAATCATGCAGAGTTTGAGTTTCACTTTATTCCTAAAGGTAAAGGAAAAGTGATTCTCGCTGAGCAGGAGTACCCATTATCGCAGGGTATGCTTTATTTAACGGGGCCGGGTGTGATGCATTACCAGGAGGCTGACCAGGAAGAAGCTATGGACGAACTTTGCCTCCATATTGATATTAGACAGAAAAGCAGAGCAGAAGTGGATCCGTGGGAGGTAGCAGAAGCGGAAGAATGTATCGACAAACTCCGGAAACTCCCCCTCATTCCAATTCATGACCGGCATCATGCCATGAATTGCTTTCTGGAAGCCTATGAAGCTTGTGAGGATAAGTTCACCGGATATTATACAGCCATCAAACAGTTTGTAATCAGTATTTTGTTAAAAACAGCAAGAGCATATGATCCGGAAGGGATTAGAGCGGAAGCGCCGGTGCGGGATATGCTGACTTACAGATATGAATACGCCATTCAGTATATCAGGGCTAATTATTCCGGGGCTGTCACGCTGGACAATGTTGCAGAAAAGCTAAAAATCAGCTCCAGACAGCTGCAGCGGATTTTTAATAAGGTCAATCCTGATCAATCCTTCTCCCAGATTCTTGAGAATATCCGTTTGGAAGGTGTCTGCCGCAAGCTGTCGGAGGGCAACCAGCCGATTGAACAGATTGCTCAGTCTGAAGGTTTTACGAATGCCAACTATTTGCATAATGTTTTTCGCAAGCGGTTAGGAATAACTCCCGCGACCTATAGAAACGGGAAACATACGATAAAGTGA